In Lytechinus variegatus isolate NC3 chromosome 18, Lvar_3.0, whole genome shotgun sequence, a single genomic region encodes these proteins:
- the LOC121431776 gene encoding uncharacterized protein LOC121431776 → MAVPSDYTLTREEALSFLRDVLMIESAVSKLQSDKLTFLDELITAMGHHIPYQTVKGIATHPDNRILPTASDIKRDITSKVGGLCYQLNIFCWMLLRALDFDAFLVSGDYMHHKDHHVMVIIDSLTGNGSKHFFDVGLGYPTLQLIPLDFEEESPVYFDSYMRYRFICQGSKVLTLQLSVETNPAQAYHVKPEYIRDGWISFIFIYVDQPVTISHFNHSMTDIFTVADPENCYLTSLRCLTYPNGRLTCIKDSKLLLEDEEHQVQVTRFRSRDEVLDAFVRYFPQLPVEMVKTAIKDFEFAFERK, encoded by the coding sequence ATGGCCGTACCGAGCGACTACACATTGACGAGGGAGGAAGCTCTAAGTTTCTTGAGAGATGTCTTGATGATAGAGTCCGCAGTCTCCAAGCTCCAATCGGACAAACTCACTTTCCTCGATGAGTTGATCACTGCCATGGGACATCACATCCCATACCAGACTGTCAAAGGCATCGCAACGCACCCGGATAATCGGATATTACCAACGGCATCGGATATCAAGAGAGATATAACCTCCAAAGTTGGAGGCCTCTGCTATCAACTCAATATATTCTGCTGGATGTTGCTTCGTGCTCTCGATTTTGACGCCTTTCTCGTCTCGGGTGATTACATGCACCACAAAGACCACCACGTTATGGTGATTATTGATAGCCTTACTGGAAATGGTTCAAAACATTTCTTCGATGTTGGATTAGGTTATCCGACTCTTCAACTGATTCCTCTTGATTTCGAGGAGGAATCGCCTGTATACTTCGACTCCTACATGCGATATCGATTCATCTGTCAAGGAAGCAAAGTGCTAACCCTCCAGCTAAGCGTCGAAACAAATCCAGCTCAAGCTTACCACGTGAAGCCAGAATACATCCGTGATGGTTGGATTTCGTTTATTTTCATCTACGTCGACCAACCGGTTACAATTTCCCATTTCAACCATTCGATGACGGATATCTTCACGGTTGCTGATCCGGAAAACTGCTATCTAACCAGCTTGCGTTGTTTGACCTACCCGAATGGTCGTCTTACATGCATCAAGGATTCCAAACTTCTGCTCGAGGACGAAGAGCATCAGGTGCAGGTTACTCGTTTCCGGTCACGTGATGAGGTATTGGACGCCTTTGTCAGATATTTTCCACAATTGCCTGTCGAAATGGTGAAAACTGCGATAAAAGATTTTGAATTTGCCTTTGAAAGGAAATAA
- the LOC121432075 gene encoding substance-P receptor-like, translated as MAMGYESHEESTIQDGVTVSLGNETYYYDNDSFVEAYSHGSDSGVPPPFSKPTAVNITKVIAYVVNIIVTIIGNTIVIMIILRNKNKNMRSATYYYLMNLAIADLIVACFTEWTFLAALLSPESWPFGNFMCKFSTFIQGLSVHVSILTLMVVAGDRYIAILHPIKSRVVKRNAWLVIASVWLFSTAINIPLVIYQHFLEHVWPNGEIRRYCFEHWGVVGKEQWPLAKEMYTFTTFVFVYVVPLVLMSVAYVRIGMTLSYRSISGPGVSVKATISVQDKARKKVVKMMIVVVITFALCWLPYHIYNLYMHIQRAGAKMDLDISFFVMWLGYANSAMNPFIYCGFNENFRRGFSDAFTGRWCRKQPSHQKFPTGTTTKSVTTSMLTHTDHIDPTSMESML; from the exons ATGGCGATGGGTTATGAGAGTCATGAAGAATCCACCATTCAAGATGGCGTCACCGTCTCCCTCGGCAACGAAACATACTACTACGACAACGACAGTTTTGTTGAGGCCTATAGTCATGGAAGCGATTCCGGTGTCCCCCCGCCCTTCAGCAAACCCACGGCCGTCAACATCACCAAAGTCATTGCTTACGTCGTGAACATTATCGTTACCATTATCGGTAACACTATCGTGATCATGATCATTCTTAGGaacaagaataaaaacatgAGGTCAGCAACTTACTATTACCTCATGAACCTGGCCATTGCTGATCTCATTGTGGCATGCTTCACCGAATGGACTTTTTTGGCGGCGCTGCTCAGCCCCGAGTCGTGGCcctttggaaatttcatgtgcaAGTTCTCGACATTTATTCaag gATTGTCTGTACATGTAAGCATCTTGACTCTCATGGTTGTTGCTGGGGACCGGTATATCGCGATACTTCATCCAATCAAATCGAGAGTAGTAAAACGGAACGCCTGGTTGGTTATCGCCTCTGTATGGCTGTTCTCCACGGCTATCAATATACCGTTGGTCATTTATCAGCACTTTTTGGAACATGTCTGGCCGAACGGAGAAATTCGG AGATACTGCTTCGAGCACTGGGGCGTCGTCGGGAAGGAGCAGTGGCCTCTTGCGAAAGAGATGTATACCTTCACTACCTTCGTATTTGTCTACGTAGTCCCACTCGTACTAATGTCTGTTGCCTATGTCCGTATCGGTATGACCCTCAGTTACCGGAGCATCAGCGGGCCAGGTGTGTCCGTTAAAGCAACAATCTCTGTGCAGGATAAGGCTCGCAAAAAG GTAGTAAAAATGATGATCGTTGTGGTGATAACGTTCGCTCTCTGCTGGTTGCCCTATCACATCTACAACCTCTACATGCATATCCAACGT GCGGGTGCGAAGATGGACCTAGATATCTCATTCTTCGTCATGTGGCTTGGCTACGCCAACTCTGCGATGAACCCTTTCATCTACTGCGGCTTCAACGAGAACTTCCGCCGAGGATTCAGCGACGCCTTTACTGGCCGCTGGTGTAGAAAGCAACCATCGCACCAGAAATTCCCCACCGGAACGACGACGAAGTCGGTGACGACCTCGATGCTCACACACACCGACCACATCGATCCGACCTCTATGGAGTCGATGTTGTAA